From Echinicola jeungdonensis, the proteins below share one genomic window:
- a CDS encoding ArnT family glycosyltransferase, which produces MKGTFSSIGMQTSPWLVILAFTFLVAPFALDFHLHYPDEMYYSNAAIKMMQNNDYLTTYLGSGELRFKKPILTYWGVLAGFKIFGPSAFSSRIFFLLAGSALVFMVFKIGKLATGNKKTAYISAWIAATHPVVIFSSTRSIPDILLTLFMTMTAWGISGMIKYGNDSPKRYIWLTYLGIGLGFEAKGLPAAALGAIGIGYLMWNPWKKIHWKKILNLPAILICVGIGLFWFIAMYLKFDTTYLDSFFADQVGIRVGSKIAVFSKNLLLAISLMVLLFIPWVFFGFPTIKKHFKPFWHENKPFIGFVITWTIAIILMSALVFKFYERYLLPVVPLSAVGLAMLLEKENSSRLNKFYRWGMIFFLAINFILLVVACYLNLGIGAPYWIYFGLILGLMVFILLGNQLAKKQQNVTTLGLSILMVFYWGALVTYQISIPNQGAQLSNFVEENDIPEGSKIGFIGHIRTGSKIRIGLGEDYFMTDLPDQVPANKLADFQYLICDEAGLEQIPQSKFKIQTAAINWDPDHIPSLLKSIYQGKSDQLFQKIGKRYFWAEKLP; this is translated from the coding sequence ATGAAAGGTACTTTCTCTTCAATTGGAATGCAGACCTCACCTTGGCTGGTCATATTGGCTTTTACGTTTCTAGTTGCTCCCTTCGCCTTAGATTTCCACTTGCATTATCCAGATGAAATGTATTACAGCAATGCGGCCATCAAGATGATGCAAAACAATGATTACCTCACCACTTATTTGGGAAGCGGGGAATTAAGGTTTAAAAAACCGATCCTAACCTATTGGGGGGTATTGGCTGGGTTTAAAATATTCGGCCCCTCTGCCTTCAGCTCAAGAATATTTTTCCTATTGGCAGGATCTGCTTTGGTATTTATGGTTTTCAAAATTGGAAAATTAGCCACCGGTAATAAAAAAACCGCTTACATATCGGCATGGATTGCGGCCACACATCCTGTGGTGATATTTAGTAGCACCCGTTCCATTCCGGATATCCTTTTGACTTTATTCATGACAATGACGGCTTGGGGGATTTCAGGTATGATTAAATATGGTAATGATTCACCCAAACGATACATCTGGTTAACCTATCTTGGTATAGGTTTGGGATTTGAGGCAAAAGGCCTTCCGGCTGCTGCTTTGGGTGCTATTGGAATCGGTTATTTGATGTGGAATCCTTGGAAAAAAATCCATTGGAAAAAAATATTGAATTTGCCAGCCATCTTAATATGTGTGGGTATTGGCCTATTTTGGTTTATAGCCATGTACTTAAAATTTGACACTACCTATTTGGACTCCTTTTTTGCCGACCAGGTGGGCATTCGCGTGGGCAGTAAGATAGCAGTATTTTCCAAAAACCTTTTGTTGGCTATCAGTTTGATGGTGCTATTGTTTATTCCCTGGGTATTTTTCGGATTTCCTACAATCAAAAAACATTTCAAGCCTTTTTGGCATGAAAATAAACCTTTCATTGGTTTTGTAATTACCTGGACTATAGCGATCATTTTAATGTCAGCTCTGGTATTCAAATTTTATGAAAGGTATCTCCTCCCCGTTGTTCCCCTTAGTGCTGTAGGTTTAGCCATGTTACTTGAAAAGGAGAATAGCTCCCGGTTGAACAAGTTTTACCGTTGGGGCATGATTTTTTTCCTGGCTATAAATTTTATCCTATTGGTGGTTGCCTGCTACCTTAATTTGGGAATTGGGGCTCCTTATTGGATTTATTTTGGTTTAATATTGGGTTTGATGGTTTTTATCCTCTTAGGGAACCAGTTAGCCAAAAAACAACAAAATGTAACCACATTAGGATTAAGTATTTTGATGGTTTTTTATTGGGGGGCTTTGGTCACTTACCAGATTTCCATTCCTAACCAAGGAGCACAATTGTCAAATTTTGTCGAGGAAAACGATATTCCTGAGGGCTCCAAAATCGGATTTATAGGCCACATAAGGACAGGCAGCAAAATAAGGATTGGGCTGGGTGAAGATTATTTCATGACAGACCTACCAGATCAGGTTCCTGCCAATAAGTTAGCGGATTTTCAATATTTGATCTGCGATGAAGCTGGCTTGGAACAAATTCCCCAATCAAAATTCAAAATTCAAACAGCTGCCATTAATTGGGATCCGGATCATATCCCTAGCCTTTTGAAAAGTATTTATCAGGGAAAAAGTGACCAACTTTTTCAAAAAATAGGGAAAAGGTATTTTTGGGCTGAAAAATTACCCTAA
- a CDS encoding lysylphosphatidylglycerol synthase transmembrane domain-containing protein — protein sequence MNKKTLKLILKIVLTAGAIYLVFRKIDAEATWKVIRTAQWFDLFLATLFFALSKLFSSVRLNCYFRNLGLRISEEKNLKLYSIGMFYNLFLPGGIGGDGYKVYLLNKYHQSPVKSLLAAVFLDRLNGLAALVFLMFGLLFFVDIQWPLLEGVSWDFLAVLGLAMVPLSFKLIVQWWFKTFSQSVLKTGAYSILTQVSQLICAYFILTALGINEKIIAYQFVFLLSSIVAVLPLTIGGVGARELVFIYSHQYIGIDKNAAVAFSLVFFLITALVSLIGAFIKVEWKEKELNRY from the coding sequence GTGAATAAGAAGACACTAAAGCTGATCCTAAAAATAGTCCTTACCGCCGGGGCCATTTACCTTGTATTCCGAAAAATAGATGCTGAGGCCACCTGGAAGGTAATCCGGACTGCCCAATGGTTTGACCTTTTTCTGGCCACCCTGTTTTTTGCCTTATCCAAGTTGTTTTCCTCTGTTCGGTTGAATTGTTATTTCAGGAATTTGGGATTAAGGATTTCAGAAGAGAAAAATCTGAAGCTATACAGCATTGGAATGTTTTACAATTTGTTTCTTCCGGGAGGAATTGGTGGAGATGGTTATAAGGTGTATTTGCTTAATAAATACCATCAATCTCCGGTAAAGTCTTTATTGGCAGCGGTCTTTTTGGACCGGCTAAATGGTTTGGCGGCCCTGGTATTTCTGATGTTTGGGCTTTTATTTTTTGTGGACATTCAATGGCCATTGTTGGAAGGGGTAAGCTGGGATTTTTTGGCTGTCCTAGGGCTTGCAATGGTTCCCCTAAGCTTTAAATTGATTGTCCAATGGTGGTTTAAGACTTTTTCCCAATCGGTATTGAAAACCGGGGCTTATTCCATTCTTACTCAAGTTTCTCAATTGATTTGTGCCTATTTTATCTTGACAGCTTTGGGAATAAATGAAAAAATCATTGCCTATCAATTTGTGTTTTTGCTTTCATCTATTGTGGCCGTTTTGCCTCTGACGATTGGGGGTGTTGGTGCCAGGGAATTGGTCTTTATTTATAGTCACCAATATATTGGGATTGATAAAAATGCTGCAGTGGCTTTCAGTTTGGTTTTCTTTTTGATTACTGCCCTGGTGTCACTGATTGGGGCATTCATTAAGGTGGAATGGAAGGAAAAGGAGCTTAATAGGTATTAA
- the chrA gene encoding chromate efflux transporter, whose product MTVKKVKYYLFLKDVITLSVTAFGGPQAFLAMVLDMMVKKRHYISEEDLWELHALCQVLPGPTSTQTISAIGYRIGGPNLAYLTLLVWILPATLIMTGAAILVDFLQTQTTGSLNFAKFIQPMAIGFIIYAAHKTIGKMVKTPEATVLMMLSAFVAFFYNSPFIFPIMLIVGGVSTSLKFNKQPKIEEKSGIKVKWDNFVLWGAVLIAAAILGHFTRMLPIRLFENFYRNGSLIFGGGQVLVPYLYTEFVEFKAYLTSEEFLTGYAISQGVPGPTFSISSYIGALSMRGMGIGGAITGGLIAAAGIFLPGTFLIFFVIKFWDELKKYRPVRAALEGINAVSCGMLIAAAYLLFEPMPANTFNITAIAGTYLLLQFTKIPTPLIIIVGIIVGVGYHFILNNWVY is encoded by the coding sequence GTGACAGTCAAAAAGGTAAAATATTATCTCTTCCTCAAAGATGTCATCACACTTTCTGTCACCGCTTTTGGCGGTCCCCAAGCATTTTTGGCCATGGTGCTGGATATGATGGTCAAAAAGCGGCATTATATTTCCGAAGAAGACCTTTGGGAACTTCATGCTTTATGCCAGGTGCTTCCCGGCCCCACCTCCACACAAACCATATCTGCCATTGGTTACCGGATCGGGGGACCCAACTTAGCTTATTTAACCCTTTTGGTCTGGATTTTACCGGCAACCTTGATCATGACCGGGGCTGCTATCCTTGTGGATTTTCTTCAAACCCAAACCACCGGATCATTAAACTTTGCCAAATTTATTCAGCCTATGGCAATAGGGTTTATCATTTATGCAGCCCATAAGACCATTGGTAAGATGGTCAAAACTCCGGAGGCAACCGTCCTAATGATGCTTTCTGCCTTTGTGGCCTTTTTCTATAACTCCCCGTTTATTTTCCCCATTATGCTTATTGTGGGCGGGGTAAGTACTTCCCTGAAATTTAATAAGCAACCTAAAATTGAAGAGAAATCAGGCATAAAGGTCAAATGGGATAATTTTGTCCTTTGGGGAGCGGTTTTGATTGCTGCAGCCATTCTGGGACATTTTACCCGTATGCTTCCTATCCGTTTGTTTGAGAACTTCTACCGGAATGGAAGTCTAATCTTTGGGGGAGGGCAGGTTTTGGTTCCCTACCTTTATACAGAATTTGTGGAATTTAAAGCTTATCTCACCTCAGAAGAATTTCTTACCGGCTATGCCATTTCACAAGGAGTGCCGGGGCCTACATTTAGCATCAGTTCTTATATCGGTGCCCTCTCCATGCGCGGAATGGGAATTGGAGGAGCTATTACCGGCGGTTTAATTGCTGCAGCTGGAATTTTTCTTCCCGGCACCTTTCTGATTTTCTTTGTCATTAAATTCTGGGATGAACTAAAAAAATACCGGCCGGTTCGGGCAGCACTGGAAGGGATCAATGCAGTCAGTTGCGGAATGTTGATTGCTGCAGCTTATTTGCTATTCGAACCTATGCCTGCCAATACTTTTAACATCACCGCCATTGCAGGCACCTATCTGCTGTTGCAATTTACCAAAATCCCCACCCCACTGATTATCATAGTAGGAATCATTGTTGGAGTAGGGTACCATTTTATCCTCAACAACTGGGTATATTAA
- a CDS encoding glycosyltransferase family 2 protein yields the protein MSKPQLSIVVTVYNEEDNIQPLLKAIYSALDNYDYELILVDDGSYDETVAETKKYANGRTRVLIFNKNYGQTTALAAGIDHARGEYIATMDGDLQNDPSDIPMMLEKAIKEDWDVVAGVRANRQDGFVLRKIPSKLANWIIRSTTKANLKDYGCSLRVYRANVAQDMGLYGELHRFIPVLIKQEGARMTEVDVKHHPRIHGTSKYGLNRTFKVIADLILMLFFQKYFQRPIHLFGTIGLLSFFIGVIINIYMLILKISGEDIWGRPILLAGVIFLLGGVQLITTGIVAEIIVRTYFESQNKKTYKVKDVYRGE from the coding sequence ATGTCCAAGCCACAGCTTTCAATAGTCGTTACAGTTTATAACGAAGAAGATAATATTCAGCCACTTTTAAAAGCTATTTATTCCGCATTAGATAATTATGATTATGAGTTGATCTTAGTGGATGATGGGTCCTATGACGAAACGGTTGCTGAAACAAAAAAATATGCAAACGGCAGGACCCGGGTGCTGATTTTTAATAAAAATTATGGGCAGACCACTGCTTTGGCTGCAGGGATTGATCATGCCCGAGGAGAATATATTGCCACCATGGATGGGGACCTTCAAAATGATCCCTCCGATATTCCAATGATGTTGGAAAAGGCGATTAAAGAAGATTGGGATGTGGTAGCGGGAGTGCGGGCCAATCGTCAAGATGGCTTTGTGCTCAGGAAAATCCCAAGTAAGCTGGCCAACTGGATCATCAGAAGCACAACTAAGGCTAATCTTAAAGATTATGGTTGCAGCTTAAGGGTTTATAGGGCTAATGTAGCACAGGATATGGGGCTATATGGAGAATTGCACCGCTTTATTCCCGTACTTATCAAGCAAGAGGGAGCAAGAATGACCGAAGTGGATGTGAAGCATCATCCCAGGATCCATGGAACTTCTAAGTATGGTCTGAACAGGACTTTTAAGGTGATTGCCGATTTGATCCTAATGCTTTTTTTCCAAAAGTATTTCCAGCGACCAATCCATTTATTTGGAACCATTGGTTTACTGTCTTTTTTTATTGGGGTGATTATCAATATTTATATGTTGATACTGAAAATTTCGGGGGAAGATATTTGGGGAAGGCCCATTTTGTTGGCCGGAGTGATTTTCCTTCTGGGAGGTGTACAGTTGATCACCACAGGAATTGTGGCGGAGATTATTGTAAGAACCTACTTTGAGTCTCAAAACAAAAAGACCTATAAGGTCAAAGATGTCTATCGGGGTGAATAA
- a CDS encoding phospholipid carrier-dependent glycosyltransferase translates to MFGCLTLLINFLFTKRHLGYRPALLTLLILTASLHWNIQFHMAVPDPFLIFFMTAGLFLFYEWNLHHFQSWPHMLGFYISLALAVFCKGPIGISLPILSILLFSTIGFASAILFLVKGEIPPFFI, encoded by the coding sequence TTGTTTGGCTGCTTAACCCTTTTAATCAATTTTCTTTTTACCAAAAGACACCTGGGTTACCGCCCCGCCCTTTTGACCTTATTAATATTGACAGCCAGTCTCCATTGGAATATCCAATTTCATATGGCAGTTCCAGATCCATTTTTGATCTTTTTTATGACTGCTGGTTTGTTTTTATTTTATGAATGGAACCTTCATCATTTCCAATCATGGCCCCACATGTTGGGATTTTATATTTCACTTGCCTTGGCGGTATTTTGCAAAGGCCCAATTGGAATTAGCCTTCCAATTTTATCCATCCTGCTTTTTTCCACTATTGGCTTTGCCTCCGCTATTCTATTTTTGGTTAAAGGGGAAATACCTCCCTTCTTTATATAA